A DNA window from Allokutzneria albata contains the following coding sequences:
- a CDS encoding TetR/AcrR family transcriptional regulator: protein MAKAGRPPLDPARQRERADRILDAAAELVLRWGYGKTTVDDVAKHSGVAKGTIYLHWRTRDDLFAALLRRERVRMLEEVRASAPASLGELFGGFVGATLRRPLLSAALVGDAEVLGRFTRMKRSSTTGLEMGEAFNAYLKRLIAHGAVHEAHSDHQVVISAIVYGFVRLPDLLPEQARPSDERIADLVADSIERALGTGRKLSKKDARAVAEATQDLLGSMEEVADRRLAESLNSKERAR, encoded by the coding sequence ATGGCCAAGGCGGGACGGCCGCCGCTGGACCCGGCACGGCAGCGCGAGCGAGCGGACCGCATCCTCGACGCCGCCGCGGAGCTGGTTCTGCGCTGGGGCTATGGCAAGACCACGGTCGACGACGTCGCCAAGCACTCGGGTGTCGCCAAGGGCACGATCTACCTGCACTGGCGAACCCGTGACGACCTGTTCGCCGCGCTGCTGCGCCGCGAACGGGTTCGCATGCTGGAGGAGGTCCGCGCGAGCGCCCCGGCGTCACTGGGCGAGCTGTTCGGGGGGTTCGTCGGCGCGACGCTGCGCCGCCCGTTGTTGAGCGCGGCGCTGGTCGGCGACGCGGAGGTGCTCGGCAGGTTCACGCGCATGAAGCGCAGCAGCACCACCGGGCTGGAGATGGGCGAAGCCTTCAACGCCTACCTGAAGCGCTTGATCGCGCACGGCGCGGTGCACGAGGCGCACTCGGACCACCAGGTGGTGATCAGCGCCATCGTGTACGGGTTCGTGCGGCTGCCGGACCTGCTGCCGGAGCAGGCGCGGCCGTCGGACGAGCGGATCGCCGACCTGGTGGCCGACAGCATCGAGCGGGCGCTGGGGACGGGACGGAAGTTGTCGAAGAAGGACGCGCGGGCGGTCGCGGAGGCAACCCAGGACCTCTTGGGCTCCATGGAGGAAGTCGCCGACCGCAGACTCGCGGAATCCCTGAACAGCAAGGAGCGTGCGCGGTGA
- a CDS encoding PEP/pyruvate-binding domain-containing protein, protein MKLVLPFDDDAATLSTVGGKGASLARMSKAGLPVPGGFHITTDAYRAFVSAFQDEIEPGDPDRTAELFARNDIPPQIAEEIHRAYRALGADVPVAVRSSATAEDLPEMSFAGQQDTYLNIRGDGLLEAVKRCWASLWNVRAIAYREQNHVSHDDVALAVVVQRLVHADAAGVLFTANPVTGSREEMVVNAAWGLGEAVVGGYVTPDSIVVRDGAVTQTRTADKTVMTVRTATGTEERPVPEELRREPVLDEAQALELAAIGARVQQLYETPMDVEWTRCDGAFAIVQARPITGLAPEVEEWNDSLKGEYLWTGGNLGEAVPDVMTPITWSFVRVFIHEAMSASAMPGFDLVGNIGGRFYMNLTPIYSLIDALRVKSLRGAVEGVFGKLPPGLDVPKVKVLRWEMIRRLVPTAIGVRLRARANLKGMRPFLASAQQRCEQLRARIAATASAGELAELYEREVAPHLVTASRMLEAAGRQGGVSLLRTRDALRAMVGDVDAEAMLTGVNADGELASMGLLMGLNRLARGEITRDEFARAYGHRGPHEFEISIPRPGEDPGWIDAQLASLHDLRAGTETLLARQEQAREAAWTRFAQRYPGKEAAMRERVRRWNGVVRDRESTRSEVIRAFWVLRAFVVRAGELTGHGDDVFYLHLDELLELLRGNASGLERVAVRRATHEQYAALPPYPALIVGRFDPVRWAADPNRRADLYDARGTTVPVSDTVTGFPGAPGVVEGTVRVLTGPEQGQRLQPGEILVTTLTNVGWTPMFPRAAAVVTDMGAPLSHASIVARELGIPAVVGTGNATMRLRDGDRVRVDGERGKVDLLTGE, encoded by the coding sequence GTGAAGCTGGTGCTGCCTTTCGACGACGACGCGGCCACTCTGTCCACCGTGGGCGGTAAAGGCGCCTCGCTGGCCCGGATGAGCAAGGCCGGGCTGCCGGTGCCGGGCGGATTCCACATCACCACCGATGCCTACCGCGCGTTCGTGTCGGCCTTCCAGGACGAGATCGAGCCGGGCGATCCCGACCGCACCGCGGAACTGTTCGCCCGCAACGACATTCCCCCGCAGATCGCGGAGGAGATCCACCGGGCCTACCGGGCGCTCGGCGCCGACGTGCCGGTGGCGGTGCGCTCGTCGGCGACTGCGGAGGACCTGCCGGAGATGTCGTTCGCCGGGCAGCAGGACACCTACCTCAACATCCGCGGCGACGGCCTGCTGGAGGCGGTCAAGCGGTGCTGGGCCTCGTTGTGGAACGTCCGCGCCATCGCCTACCGCGAGCAGAACCACGTTTCCCACGACGACGTGGCGTTGGCGGTGGTGGTGCAGCGGTTGGTGCACGCCGACGCGGCCGGTGTGCTGTTCACCGCGAACCCGGTCACCGGCTCGCGCGAGGAGATGGTCGTCAATGCCGCGTGGGGCCTCGGTGAGGCAGTGGTCGGCGGGTACGTCACGCCGGACTCGATCGTGGTCCGCGACGGCGCTGTCACGCAGACCCGGACAGCCGACAAGACGGTCATGACCGTGCGCACGGCGACCGGCACCGAGGAGCGGCCCGTGCCGGAGGAGCTGCGCCGCGAACCGGTGCTGGACGAGGCGCAAGCGTTGGAGCTGGCCGCGATCGGCGCCCGCGTGCAGCAGCTGTACGAGACGCCGATGGACGTGGAGTGGACGCGCTGCGACGGCGCGTTCGCCATCGTGCAGGCCCGCCCGATCACCGGTCTGGCACCGGAGGTGGAGGAGTGGAACGACAGCCTCAAGGGTGAGTACCTGTGGACCGGCGGCAACCTCGGCGAGGCCGTCCCGGACGTGATGACCCCCATCACCTGGTCGTTCGTGCGCGTGTTCATCCACGAGGCCATGTCGGCCTCCGCCATGCCCGGCTTCGACCTGGTGGGCAACATCGGCGGCCGCTTCTACATGAACCTCACCCCCATCTACTCGCTGATCGACGCCCTCCGGGTGAAGAGCCTGCGCGGTGCGGTGGAGGGCGTCTTCGGCAAGCTCCCGCCCGGCCTGGACGTGCCGAAGGTGAAGGTCCTCCGCTGGGAGATGATCAGGCGGCTGGTGCCGACGGCGATCGGCGTCCGGCTCCGCGCCCGCGCGAACCTGAAGGGAATGCGCCCGTTCCTGGCCTCCGCCCAGCAGCGGTGCGAGCAGCTGCGAGCGCGCATCGCCGCCACTGCTTCGGCAGGGGAACTGGCCGAGCTGTACGAACGCGAGGTCGCGCCGCACCTGGTCACCGCCAGCCGCATGCTGGAGGCCGCGGGCAGGCAGGGCGGTGTGTCCCTGCTCCGCACTCGCGACGCGCTGCGCGCGATGGTGGGCGATGTCGACGCCGAGGCCATGCTCACCGGCGTCAACGCCGACGGCGAGCTGGCCAGCATGGGACTGCTCATGGGCCTGAACAGGTTGGCGCGCGGGGAGATCACCCGCGATGAGTTCGCCCGTGCGTACGGGCATCGTGGGCCGCACGAGTTCGAGATCTCCATACCGCGCCCCGGCGAGGACCCCGGCTGGATCGACGCGCAGCTCGCGAGCCTGCACGACCTGCGGGCAGGCACCGAGACGTTGCTCGCCCGGCAGGAGCAGGCGCGGGAAGCGGCGTGGACGCGCTTCGCCCAGCGCTACCCGGGCAAGGAGGCCGCCATGCGCGAGCGGGTGCGCCGCTGGAACGGCGTCGTCCGCGACCGCGAGTCCACCCGCTCCGAGGTCATCCGGGCGTTCTGGGTGCTGCGCGCGTTCGTGGTCCGGGCGGGCGAGCTGACCGGCCACGGCGACGACGTGTTCTACCTCCACCTCGACGAGCTGCTGGAGCTGTTGCGCGGCAACGCTTCTGGGCTGGAGAGGGTGGCGGTGCGGCGGGCGACCCACGAGCAGTACGCCGCCCTGCCGCCGTACCCGGCGCTGATCGTCGGCCGGTTCGACCCGGTGCGCTGGGCCGCCGACCCGAACCGGCGCGCCGACCTCTACGACGCCCGCGGCACCACGGTCCCGGTCAGCGACACGGTCACCGGATTCCCCGGCGCCCCCGGCGTGGTCGAGGGCACCGTCCGGGTCCTCACCGGACCCGAGCAGGGCCAGCGGCTCCAGCCCGGCGAGATCCTGGTGACCACGCTGACCAACGTGGGCTGGACGCCGATGTTCCCCCGCGCCGCCGCCGTCGTGACCGACATGGGCGCCCCGCTCTCGCACGCCTCCATCGTGGCCCGCGAACTCGGGATTCCCGCCGTGGTCGGTACCGGGAACGCGACCATGCGCCTGCGCGACGGCGACCGCGTCCGGGTCGACGGTGAGCGCGGCAAGGTCGACTTGCTCACCGGCGAGTGA
- a CDS encoding MFS transporter, giving the protein MMGGIFRNRDFRHFWMADAISQVGTRVGGIAISLLAVITLHASTFEVSVLRTLQTLAYLLIGLQAGAWCDRMRNRPVMMVADVGRAIALGSIPLAAAFGVLTIWQVYAAVFVAGVLTVFFDVAHQSFLPRLVPKADLIEGNAKLKFSTSAAALAGPGLGGLLVQWLTAPVAVLVDAVSYLWSAAWLRTVRTVEVLSPERRDSTLREQIREGLHLVLRHPVLRAIAFNNMVSAFFSSAYIAISTLFLVRVIGLSAGIVGLLGSLGLIGALLGAMLARRLSAKVGAARLLVSVAVVQGLAYLLFPLTGPGWQLAWYVVGGILTSTCVIIVIVVQVSFQQTLCPDHLLGRMNATMNFLYWGAAPLGSLLAGVLASGVGLRPMLWVTAGGMLLAAVPLLASPLRTMVELPTGEPDPAEPTNQ; this is encoded by the coding sequence ATGATGGGTGGAATCTTCCGGAATCGCGATTTCCGTCATTTCTGGATGGCGGATGCGATCAGCCAGGTCGGCACCAGAGTCGGCGGTATTGCGATCTCCCTGCTGGCCGTGATCACGCTCCACGCCTCGACGTTCGAGGTCTCTGTGCTGCGTACTTTGCAGACGCTGGCGTACTTGCTCATCGGCTTGCAGGCGGGAGCATGGTGCGACCGGATGCGCAACCGCCCGGTCATGATGGTCGCCGATGTCGGCAGGGCGATCGCGCTGGGGTCGATCCCGCTCGCCGCCGCGTTCGGTGTGCTGACGATCTGGCAGGTGTACGCGGCGGTTTTCGTCGCCGGAGTGCTGACGGTCTTCTTCGACGTCGCGCACCAGTCGTTTCTGCCCCGGCTGGTGCCCAAGGCGGATCTGATCGAAGGCAACGCGAAACTCAAGTTCAGCACGTCCGCCGCCGCGCTCGCGGGGCCTGGGCTCGGCGGTCTGCTCGTCCAGTGGCTCACGGCGCCCGTGGCCGTCCTGGTCGACGCGGTCAGCTATCTGTGGTCCGCCGCGTGGCTGAGGACGGTGCGGACCGTGGAGGTCCTCTCGCCCGAACGCCGCGACAGCACGCTGCGTGAGCAGATCCGGGAAGGGCTGCACTTGGTCCTCCGCCACCCGGTGCTGCGGGCGATCGCTTTCAACAACATGGTCTCGGCGTTCTTCTCCAGCGCCTACATCGCGATTTCGACGCTCTTCCTCGTACGCGTGATCGGGCTGTCCGCTGGAATCGTGGGGCTCCTCGGAAGCCTCGGCCTGATCGGTGCCCTGCTGGGGGCGATGCTGGCCAGGCGGTTGAGCGCCAAGGTCGGTGCCGCCCGGCTCCTGGTGTCGGTCGCGGTGGTCCAAGGCCTGGCCTACCTGCTCTTCCCGTTGACCGGGCCCGGATGGCAGCTCGCGTGGTACGTGGTGGGAGGCATTCTCACCAGCACCTGTGTGATCATCGTGATCGTCGTCCAGGTGAGCTTCCAGCAGACCCTGTGCCCAGATCACCTGCTCGGCCGCATGAACGCGACGATGAACTTCCTCTACTGGGGCGCCGCGCCGCTCGGCAGCCTGCTCGCCGGTGTGCTCGCCTCCGGCGTCGGCTTGCGCCCGATGCTGTGGGTGACGGCCGGCGGGATGCTGCTCGCCGCCGTGCCGCTCCTCGCATCGCCGCTGCGCACGATGGTCGAACTCCCCACCGGTGAGCCCGACCCCGCGGAGCCGACCAACCAGTGA
- a CDS encoding MFS transporter, whose protein sequence is MALTHASAVLRRRNFRLLWIGETTNKLGTGVSSVVLPLIAVTTLEATPLQIGLLAAASWLPWLLLSLHVGAWVDRLPRRPVMVISDGVALLVFATVPLAAWAGVLSIAHLIAAAFLGGAAAMCFTTAYRAYVPSVVDSDALVAANTALQSGEQAAQITGRGLGGLLAHLLGPATSLLADVASFAVSATCLLRIGAREPHPGTRSSGTDLTREIREGLRFTASDPFLRALALFGAVGNLAYTALQTLLVLFLARDIGASAAAVGAVVAMTGVGGLLGAAFAAPIARRVGTARAVVLSAGCTAPFALLIPLTTPGPGLALAMLAVLMIGCGLVVATVIIISFRQAFCPPHLLGRVGAGTQLLNYGAVPVGTLATGALADAVGTRAALWAVAALFLLYGTILIATPLRHHRDLPA, encoded by the coding sequence ATGGCCCTGACCCACGCGAGCGCTGTGCTGCGCCGGCGGAACTTCCGCCTGCTGTGGATCGGCGAGACCACCAACAAGCTCGGCACCGGGGTCAGTTCGGTGGTGCTGCCCCTGATCGCGGTGACCACCCTGGAGGCCACCCCGCTCCAGATCGGTCTCCTCGCCGCGGCCTCCTGGCTGCCGTGGCTGCTGCTGAGCCTGCACGTCGGCGCCTGGGTCGACCGCCTGCCCCGCCGCCCGGTCATGGTGATCAGCGACGGAGTGGCCCTGCTCGTCTTCGCCACCGTGCCCCTCGCGGCATGGGCGGGAGTGCTCTCCATCGCGCACCTGATAGCGGCGGCCTTCCTCGGCGGAGCCGCGGCGATGTGCTTCACCACCGCCTACCGCGCCTACGTTCCCTCCGTCGTCGACAGCGACGCCCTGGTGGCCGCCAACACCGCGCTGCAAAGCGGAGAACAGGCCGCCCAGATCACCGGGCGCGGGCTCGGCGGACTGCTCGCCCACCTGCTCGGCCCCGCCACCTCGCTGCTGGCGGACGTAGCCAGCTTCGCCGTCTCAGCCACCTGCCTGCTGCGCATCGGAGCCCGCGAACCCCACCCCGGCACACGCTCCTCCGGCACCGACCTGACACGGGAGATCAGAGAAGGGCTGAGGTTCACCGCGAGCGATCCGTTCCTGCGGGCACTGGCGCTCTTCGGTGCGGTCGGCAACCTCGCGTACACCGCGCTGCAGACGCTGCTCGTCCTCTTCCTCGCACGCGACATCGGCGCCTCCGCGGCCGCGGTCGGTGCAGTCGTCGCCATGACCGGTGTCGGCGGGTTGCTCGGCGCCGCCTTTGCCGCCCCGATCGCACGACGGGTCGGAACCGCCCGCGCTGTGGTGCTGTCGGCGGGCTGCACCGCACCCTTCGCCCTGCTCATCCCCTTGACCACGCCTGGGCCCGGACTGGCCCTCGCGATGCTCGCCGTCCTGATGATCGGCTGCGGCCTGGTCGTCGCCACCGTGATCATCATCAGCTTCCGCCAAGCCTTCTGCCCGCCCCACCTCCTCGGCCGAGTCGGAGCCGGTACCCAACTCCTCAACTACGGAGCCGTCCCGGTGGGAACCCTGGCCACGGGAGCGCTCGCCGACGCAGTCGGGACCCGCGCCGCACTCTGGGCAGTGGCCGCGCTGTTCCTCCTCTACGGCACGATCCTGATCGCCACCCCACTGCGCCACCACCGCGATCTACCCGCGTAA
- a CDS encoding CGNR zinc finger domain-containing protein has translation MEFNSYYGAGVRLSADLVNAVVGGEVGGRPFFAPRRPRLASVVLEVLRSVDPQLDEVGDQQAEAIAVFAERLRTVFSAMADKDVARAAREVNALLGETRAQPELVLHGDDPCWHVHFRGTAGGLAAEWTGACAAALAAVVGSSAGERLGVCTASRCDRVYVDTSHNARRRFCSLTCQNRVKTAAFRARRAGDS, from the coding sequence GTGGAGTTCAACAGTTACTACGGGGCGGGGGTGCGGCTGTCCGCGGACTTGGTCAACGCGGTGGTCGGCGGCGAGGTCGGCGGGAGACCCTTCTTCGCGCCCAGGCGGCCGCGGCTGGCGTCGGTGGTCCTGGAGGTGCTGCGCTCGGTCGACCCGCAGCTCGACGAGGTCGGTGATCAGCAGGCGGAGGCGATCGCGGTGTTCGCCGAGCGCCTGCGCACGGTCTTCTCCGCCATGGCCGACAAGGACGTTGCTCGGGCCGCCCGCGAGGTGAACGCGCTGCTCGGTGAGACCAGGGCGCAGCCCGAGTTGGTGCTGCACGGCGATGATCCGTGCTGGCACGTGCACTTCCGGGGCACTGCGGGCGGACTCGCCGCCGAGTGGACGGGGGCGTGTGCGGCGGCGTTGGCGGCGGTCGTGGGCAGCTCGGCCGGTGAGCGGCTGGGCGTGTGCACCGCCTCGCGCTGCGACCGCGTCTACGTCGACACCTCACACAACGCGCGGCGCCGGTTCTGCTCGCTGACCTGCCAGAACCGCGTCAAGACCGCGGCCTTCCGCGCTCGTCGCGCCGGGGACTCCTGA
- a CDS encoding ATP-binding protein, translating to MTRRTGVLPAELSSFVNRHREKGALKRSLAASRLVTVVGVGGVGKTRLALRVAAEVRKAFDDGVWWVELSALQDADLLAQVVAEVLGVQDVTLRPMTEVLAEFLAQRRLLLVLDTCEHLVEPCAELVDRLLRAAPGLRVLATSRRPLRIDGENLYALRPLEARRGGRGEPAAGVQLFLDRARAASGSFSLAERDREVVARLCEYVDGIPLAIELAAVRARALSVRDIVKRLDDRFGLLTRGSPGGPARHATLQTAINWSHDLCSPAERSLWARASVFAGSFDLTAVGEVCFDDQLSASDVLELVSRLMNQSILVREERPCGVRYSMLDTLRAYGRDRLRQAGEEMPLLRRHRDYYLSLARQFDARWCGPDQIDQYERLGREHTNLRAAIDFCLKHRQEHLAGLELAAALRCYWFGCGFIREGRYYLDRALALNPAPSRTRATALWACAWLANAQGDPDAADTRAAPALRYAQQEDDTETAAWAVHLVGLAAMLRGDHLRGAALAEHAASLHRQGGDPGLGLIAARAVQAVSLAAAAEFDLAATVAENAQATCDQYGERWLRSYLDWVRALAEMGRGDPETAAAHARGALRFKRLLNDHAGMAATLDTLAAALGALGQAERAARIQGIALQVWRTVGRPQLGAPALVAAHHYCQQQARGTLGDAAYQAAFDNGLTLDLGAAIAYALEEQAPPPSSAPQQTGRAPLTRREWQVAELVAEGLTNQQIAARLVIAKRTADAHVHHILTKLDLDNRAHIAAWATEHRAPVADDNSR from the coding sequence ATGACCAGGCGAACGGGTGTGCTGCCGGCCGAGCTGTCGAGTTTCGTGAACCGGCACCGGGAGAAGGGTGCGCTGAAGCGCTCGCTGGCGGCGTCGCGGTTGGTGACGGTGGTCGGCGTTGGCGGGGTGGGGAAGACCAGGTTGGCGTTGCGGGTGGCGGCCGAGGTTCGGAAAGCCTTCGACGACGGCGTGTGGTGGGTGGAGCTCTCGGCGTTGCAGGATGCCGATCTGCTGGCCCAGGTCGTCGCCGAAGTGCTGGGAGTGCAGGATGTGACGCTGCGCCCGATGACCGAGGTGCTGGCCGAGTTCCTGGCGCAGCGGCGACTGCTGTTGGTGTTGGACACTTGTGAGCACTTGGTCGAACCCTGCGCGGAACTGGTCGATCGGTTGTTGCGTGCGGCACCGGGCCTGCGGGTGCTGGCCACCAGCCGGCGGCCCCTGAGGATCGACGGGGAGAACCTGTACGCGTTGCGGCCGTTGGAGGCACGGCGCGGTGGACGGGGTGAACCCGCGGCGGGGGTACAGCTGTTCCTCGACCGGGCGAGGGCGGCGAGCGGGAGTTTCAGCCTGGCCGAGCGCGACCGCGAGGTGGTGGCGCGGCTGTGCGAGTACGTCGACGGGATCCCCCTGGCGATCGAGCTGGCAGCCGTGCGGGCACGGGCCCTGTCGGTGCGCGACATCGTGAAACGCCTCGATGACCGGTTCGGGCTGTTGACTCGCGGCAGCCCCGGTGGGCCGGCGCGGCACGCGACATTGCAGACCGCGATCAACTGGAGTCATGACCTGTGCTCCCCCGCGGAGCGTTCGCTGTGGGCGCGGGCATCGGTGTTCGCCGGGTCATTCGACCTGACCGCGGTGGGCGAAGTCTGTTTCGACGACCAGCTCTCGGCAAGCGATGTGCTGGAACTCGTGTCCAGGCTGATGAACCAGTCGATTCTGGTGCGCGAGGAGCGCCCCTGCGGTGTTCGTTACTCGATGCTGGACACCCTCCGGGCATACGGTCGTGACCGGCTGCGGCAAGCGGGCGAGGAGATGCCGCTGCTGCGGCGCCACCGCGACTACTACCTGAGTTTGGCGAGACAGTTCGACGCGCGATGGTGTGGCCCGGACCAGATCGACCAGTACGAGCGGTTGGGCCGCGAGCACACCAATCTGAGGGCCGCGATCGATTTCTGCCTCAAGCACCGGCAGGAACATCTGGCGGGATTGGAGCTGGCGGCTGCTCTGCGGTGCTATTGGTTCGGTTGCGGGTTCATCCGGGAGGGGCGGTACTACCTGGACCGCGCGTTGGCCCTGAACCCGGCGCCGAGTCGTACCCGGGCTACCGCACTGTGGGCCTGTGCCTGGCTGGCCAACGCGCAGGGCGACCCGGACGCGGCGGACACCAGAGCGGCCCCGGCGCTCCGGTACGCGCAGCAGGAAGACGACACCGAGACCGCCGCATGGGCTGTGCACCTGGTCGGACTGGCCGCGATGCTCCGAGGCGACCACCTACGAGGGGCAGCGCTGGCCGAGCACGCCGCGAGCCTCCATCGGCAAGGGGGTGATCCTGGCCTTGGTCTGATCGCCGCCCGCGCGGTGCAAGCCGTCTCCCTGGCGGCCGCCGCCGAGTTCGACCTCGCGGCCACCGTCGCGGAGAACGCCCAGGCAACCTGCGACCAGTACGGCGAGCGTTGGTTGCGCTCGTACCTCGACTGGGTCCGGGCACTGGCCGAGATGGGCCGCGGAGATCCCGAGACGGCGGCCGCCCACGCTCGTGGGGCGTTGCGGTTCAAACGCCTGCTGAACGATCACGCCGGAATGGCCGCCACCCTGGACACCCTCGCCGCGGCCCTGGGGGCCTTGGGGCAGGCCGAACGAGCGGCACGCATCCAGGGCATCGCCCTGCAGGTCTGGCGCACCGTCGGCCGCCCCCAACTCGGTGCACCTGCCCTGGTCGCCGCCCACCACTACTGCCAACAGCAAGCACGCGGAACATTGGGCGACGCCGCCTACCAAGCGGCGTTCGACAACGGCCTGACTCTCGACCTCGGCGCCGCCATCGCCTACGCCCTGGAGGAACAAGCACCGCCGCCGTCATCTGCCCCGCAGCAGACCGGTCGAGCACCGTTGACCCGACGCGAGTGGCAGGTCGCCGAACTCGTCGCCGAGGGACTGACCAACCAGCAGATCGCCGCACGCCTGGTCATCGCCAAACGAACCGCCGACGCCCACGTCCACCACATCCTCACCAAGCTCGACCTCGACAACCGCGCTCACATCGCCGCCTGGGCCACCGAACACCGCGCCCCGGTCGCCGACGACAACTCCCGCTGA
- a CDS encoding STAS domain-containing protein translates to MGEPPHGEPGSQGLDIRRHEADGILVVTVAGEIDADTAPLLKSAVTRAIEDTPRGDRVLDLTAVTFLDSAGLAALVDATERAEERREALRIVVDANRPVIRPIEVTGLDDVLRLYHSVDDALDDTG, encoded by the coding sequence GTGGGTGAACCTCCGCATGGCGAGCCTGGGAGCCAGGGGCTTGATATCCGCCGCCACGAGGCAGACGGGATCCTCGTGGTCACCGTCGCCGGTGAGATCGACGCGGACACAGCGCCCCTGCTCAAGTCCGCGGTCACCAGGGCCATCGAGGACACGCCGCGCGGAGACCGCGTCCTGGATCTGACCGCGGTCACCTTTCTCGACTCCGCGGGGCTCGCCGCGCTGGTCGATGCGACCGAACGCGCGGAAGAGCGACGGGAGGCCCTGCGAATCGTCGTAGACGCCAATCGTCCGGTCATCCGCCCCATCGAAGTCACCGGGCTCGACGATGTCCTGCGGCTCTACCACAGCGTCGACGACGCCCTCGACGACACAGGCTGA
- a CDS encoding coiled-coil domain-containing protein, with amino-acid sequence MTTPEPHDDVVPLHTDFDLVWRGYDRDQVRCYVASTESELRLLTTDRDAAVARAEDLAGQLNDARAQIRELSERLDRMCRTPVEPDALTERLRRMVQLARAEAEEITTRARAAAEQSWASARQAAERLRRRQEQIVAELDAQREEMEVEHRQLIRRAHEQAEAISREAEQRRHDLDEQAARLREGIRSDFELAMSVRRAEAMRAMADERAAARARADQLISGARRHADRVVSEAQHRLDVLRAHRDRVLAGVQSTRQLLVEAESLLVPASRERESRDGVPRAREGSRH; translated from the coding sequence GTGACGACGCCGGAGCCGCACGACGACGTCGTGCCGTTGCACACCGACTTCGACCTGGTGTGGCGTGGCTACGACCGCGACCAAGTCCGGTGCTACGTCGCGTCGACCGAGTCCGAACTCCGACTCCTCACCACCGATCGCGATGCCGCGGTGGCGCGGGCCGAGGACCTGGCCGGACAGTTGAACGACGCGCGTGCACAGATCCGCGAGCTGAGCGAGCGGCTGGACCGCATGTGCCGGACCCCCGTCGAACCCGACGCGCTCACCGAGCGGCTGCGCCGGATGGTGCAACTCGCCCGTGCCGAGGCGGAGGAGATCACCACTCGGGCTCGGGCGGCCGCCGAGCAGAGCTGGGCCTCCGCGCGCCAGGCGGCTGAACGGCTGCGGCGTCGCCAGGAGCAGATCGTCGCCGAACTCGATGCCCAGCGCGAAGAGATGGAGGTCGAGCATCGTCAGTTGATCCGCCGCGCGCACGAGCAGGCCGAGGCGATCTCGCGGGAAGCCGAACAGCGCCGCCACGACCTGGACGAGCAAGCCGCGCGGCTGCGCGAGGGGATCCGATCCGACTTCGAGCTCGCGATGAGCGTGCGCCGTGCCGAGGCGATGCGCGCGATGGCCGACGAACGAGCCGCCGCGCGAGCACGCGCCGACCAACTGATCAGTGGCGCTCGCCGACACGCCGATCGAGTTGTCTCCGAAGCCCAGCACCGGCTGGACGTGCTGAGGGCGCACCGCGATCGAGTCCTCGCCGGAGTGCAGAGCACCCGGCAGTTGCTCGTCGAGGCCGAGTCGTTGCTCGTTCCCGCATCTCGTGAACGCGAGAGTCGAGACGGCGTTCCTCGTGCGCGGGAAGGGAGCCGACATTGA
- a CDS encoding DUF4241 domain-containing protein encodes MIIVPGWSDGAFPVWLGRTDNGALSCFVLNFHVPDLATARPG; translated from the coding sequence ATGATCATCGTGCCAGGCTGGAGCGATGGCGCGTTCCCGGTGTGGCTCGGACGCACCGACAACGGTGCCCTCAGCTGTTTCGTCCTCAACTTCCACGTGCCCGACCTGGCGACAGCCCGACCCGGCTGA